A window of Verrucomicrobiota bacterium contains these coding sequences:
- the pstA gene encoding phosphate ABC transporter permease PstA: protein MTRANHLWRKSKNGLMQAVTCACALLVIAPLALVFFHLVKSGIGALNWDFFTHLPKPVGELGGGMANAIVGTFVLLGLAALIGVPVGVLGGVYLSEYGASKMNWWIRFAADILNGVPSIIWGIVVYALVVIPMKSFSAWAGGIVLGMMMIPLIMRTTEEVLHLVPNGYREAALALGIAQWRMIVAIVVRTALKGIITGILLALARVAGETAPLLFTAFGNRFWNHNPSDPIAALPLQIFNYAISPYEDWHRQAWAGALVLLLLIASVSVGVRLLTRDRFSQQGH from the coding sequence ATGACTCGCGCAAATCATCTCTGGCGAAAATCAAAGAACGGTCTGATGCAGGCCGTCACCTGCGCCTGTGCTTTGCTGGTCATCGCGCCGCTCGCGCTGGTGTTCTTTCACCTCGTAAAGTCCGGCATCGGCGCGCTGAACTGGGATTTCTTCACGCACCTGCCCAAGCCCGTGGGCGAACTCGGCGGCGGCATGGCCAACGCCATCGTCGGCACGTTCGTGCTGCTGGGACTGGCGGCGCTCATCGGCGTGCCGGTTGGTGTGCTTGGCGGCGTCTATCTGTCCGAATACGGAGCTTCGAAAATGAATTGGTGGATTCGCTTTGCGGCGGACATTCTCAACGGAGTGCCTTCGATTATCTGGGGCATCGTCGTGTATGCGCTCGTCGTCATACCGATGAAAAGTTTCTCCGCCTGGGCGGGTGGCATCGTGCTCGGCATGATGATGATCCCGCTGATCATGCGGACGACGGAAGAGGTGTTGCACCTCGTGCCCAACGGCTACCGCGAAGCAGCCCTGGCGTTGGGCATCGCGCAGTGGCGGATGATCGTGGCCATCGTTGTCCGCACGGCGCTCAAGGGCATCATCACCGGCATTCTCCTGGCGCTGGCACGAGTCGCAGGCGAGACGGCGCCGCTGTTGTTCACGGCGTTCGGCAATCGTTTCTGGAACCACAACCCGTCCGATCCCATCGCGGCGTTGCCCTTGCAGATTTTTAACTATGCGATTTCGCCGTATGAAGACTGGCATCGACAAGCCTGGGCGGGCGCGCTGGTGCTGTTGCTGTTGATCGCCAGCGTCAGCGTCGGCGTACGGCTGTTGACGCGCGACCGATTCAGCCAGCAGGGACATTGA
- the pstB gene encoding phosphate ABC transporter ATP-binding protein — protein MTEQDKLTAVSPAIKTRTTATPPAAASAASVPALTVRELSVFFGAHQVLKNISLDIQAKTVTAIIGPSGCGKSTFLRSLNRLHELVPHARMTGEIRLFGEDIYARSVEPVVVRRRVGMVFQKSNPFPTMSIADNVTVGLRLNGVRDRALLAERRDESLQQAALWDEVKDRLNAPAVSLSGGQQQRLCIARALAVQPEVLLMDEPASALDPLATSKIEDLIIELKRNYTIVIVTHNMQQAARISDYTAFLYLGELIEYDATSKIFTNPAHKRTEDYVTGRFG, from the coding sequence ATGACAGAACAGGACAAACTAACCGCCGTTTCTCCGGCGATCAAGACGCGGACTACGGCGACTCCGCCGGCCGCAGCATCGGCTGCGTCCGTGCCGGCGTTGACGGTTAGAGAGCTGTCCGTTTTTTTTGGCGCGCATCAAGTGTTGAAAAACATTTCGCTCGATATTCAGGCGAAGACCGTCACTGCCATCATCGGGCCAAGCGGCTGCGGCAAATCCACATTTCTGCGTTCGCTCAACCGGCTGCACGAATTGGTGCCGCACGCCCGCATGACCGGTGAAATCCGTTTGTTCGGCGAGGACATTTATGCCCGCAGCGTGGAGCCCGTGGTAGTCCGCCGGCGGGTGGGCATGGTGTTTCAGAAGTCGAACCCTTTTCCCACCATGTCCATCGCGGACAATGTGACCGTGGGATTGCGCTTGAACGGCGTGCGGGATCGCGCGCTGCTCGCTGAGCGACGCGATGAATCCTTGCAACAGGCCGCACTCTGGGACGAGGTGAAGGACCGGTTGAACGCGCCGGCCGTCAGCCTTTCGGGCGGTCAACAGCAGCGTCTGTGCATTGCCCGCGCGCTGGCGGTGCAGCCGGAAGTGCTGTTGATGGACGAGCCGGCTTCCGCGCTCGATCCGTTGGCGACCTCAAAAATCGAGGACCTCATCATCGAATTGAAAAGGAATTACACCATTGTGATTGTCACGCATAACATGCAACAAGCCGCGCGTATTTCGGACTACACTGCGTTCCTTTATCTCGGCGAGTTGATTGAATACGATGCGACCAGCAAGATTTTCACCAACCCGGCCCATAAACGAACGGAAGATTACGTGACTGGACGGTTTGGGTGA
- the rcnA gene encoding nickel/cobalt efflux transporter RcnA, producing the protein MNSFSDYLAHGNAWLYIPAAILLGALHGLEPGHSKTMMAAFIVAIRGTVGQAVLLGISATVSHTALIWILAFVGLHYSGKFAAEDVEPYLQVATGVIVIALAAWMVWRIRRMQKPTTHGPHGGPVLKTEDGLVEVSVFETDVPPRFRLYFFDEARLAIAPPADLEATCVTIRPEEVGKGAGQIFQFKTHGAYLEATAELPEPHEFELKLTLHRAGVAKTLATTFIEEHDHHHDHEHPHDHSHAHEHAQSHDLQDQDAHERAHARDWQQRFANRDVTTGQLLLFGLTGGLIPCPSAFAVLLVCLQLKQFALGFALVLAFSVGLALTLVTVGSLAALSVKHATKRFAGLHKLAAKMPYASAALMTLIGLFICIQGARHLLH; encoded by the coding sequence ATGAACTCTTTTTCCGATTATCTCGCGCACGGCAACGCCTGGCTCTACATCCCGGCGGCGATTCTTCTCGGCGCGTTGCATGGGTTAGAGCCGGGTCACAGCAAAACGATGATGGCGGCGTTCATCGTCGCCATCCGCGGGACGGTTGGTCAGGCAGTCTTGCTCGGCATCTCGGCAACGGTTTCACATACGGCATTGATCTGGATTCTCGCATTTGTTGGACTCCATTATTCCGGCAAGTTCGCCGCCGAAGATGTCGAGCCGTATCTGCAAGTCGCCACCGGCGTCATCGTCATCGCCCTGGCGGCATGGATGGTCTGGCGCATTCGGCGGATGCAAAAGCCAACGACGCACGGGCCACACGGTGGGCCGGTGCTCAAGACCGAAGACGGTTTGGTGGAAGTGAGCGTGTTCGAAACCGATGTGCCGCCGCGATTCCGTCTTTATTTTTTTGACGAGGCGCGGCTGGCCATCGCGCCGCCGGCGGACTTGGAAGCGACGTGCGTGACTATCCGTCCCGAAGAAGTCGGAAAAGGCGCGGGGCAGATTTTCCAATTCAAAACGCACGGCGCGTATCTCGAAGCAACGGCTGAATTGCCCGAGCCGCACGAATTCGAGTTGAAACTGACACTGCATCGCGCCGGAGTTGCGAAGACACTTGCGACAACTTTCATCGAGGAGCACGACCATCATCACGATCACGAACATCCTCACGACCACAGCCACGCCCATGAACATGCGCAAAGTCACGACTTGCAAGACCAGGACGCGCACGAACGGGCGCACGCTCGCGATTGGCAGCAACGCTTTGCCAATCGGGACGTGACGACTGGACAACTTCTCCTTTTCGGCCTGACGGGCGGATTGATACCGTGTCCATCAGCATTTGCAGTGCTGCTGGTCTGCCTGCAACTGAAACAATTCGCGCTCGGTTTCGCGCTGGTGCTGGCGTTCAGCGTCGGCCTTGCGCTCACGCTGGTCACGGTCGGTTCACTGGCCGCGCTCTCGGTGAAACACGCGACGAAACGTTTCGCGGGTTTGCACAAGCTGGCGGCGAAAATGCCTTACGCGAGCGCCGCGTTGATGACGCTCATTGGTTTGTTCATTTGCATTCAGGGCGCAAGGCACCTGTTGCATTGA
- the pstC gene encoding phosphate ABC transporter permease subunit PstC, whose amino-acid sequence MGFTATKELPELTNPRLGRRKFGDRAFKWLTLLMALSVLVLIVLIGFELAKGSHLAIAKFGWRFVSSSEWDPVSEHFGALPFIFGTLVSSFIALLIAVPLSIATAVYLTELAPRWLRQPLSLFIELLAAVPSVILGLWGIFVMVPWLREHLFPWLRSTLGFLPLFKGPIYGVSMLAGGIIIAIMIVPIITSVAREILRSVPGLQREAAYALGATRWEVTRIAVLSYAKKGLFGAVILGLGRALGETMAVTMVIGNRPEIAASLFAPGYTLASVIANEFTEATTDLYLHALFEIGLVLLGVTIVVNALAQLLLKTFGGPRATC is encoded by the coding sequence ATGGGATTCACTGCGACCAAGGAATTGCCTGAGCTGACGAACCCGCGCCTCGGCCGACGCAAATTCGGCGATCGCGCCTTCAAATGGCTCACCCTGCTGATGGCGCTGTCCGTCTTAGTGCTCATTGTGCTGATCGGATTTGAGCTGGCGAAAGGTTCGCACTTGGCGATTGCGAAATTCGGCTGGCGGTTCGTATCCAGTTCGGAATGGGACCCTGTGAGCGAACACTTCGGCGCGCTGCCGTTTATTTTCGGGACGCTCGTCTCCTCGTTTATCGCGCTGCTCATCGCCGTGCCGCTGAGCATCGCCACCGCCGTCTATCTCACCGAACTGGCGCCGCGATGGTTGCGGCAACCGCTCTCGCTGTTCATCGAACTGCTCGCCGCGGTGCCGAGTGTGATTCTTGGACTCTGGGGAATCTTCGTGATGGTCCCGTGGCTGAGGGAACATTTGTTTCCCTGGTTGCGCAGCACGCTGGGTTTTCTTCCTTTGTTCAAAGGCCCAATCTACGGCGTGAGCATGTTGGCCGGCGGCATCATTATCGCCATCATGATCGTGCCGATCATCACCTCGGTCGCGCGGGAGATTCTGCGGTCGGTGCCGGGTCTCCAGCGGGAAGCCGCTTATGCGCTTGGCGCGACGCGCTGGGAAGTTACGCGCATTGCGGTGTTGAGCTACGCCAAAAAGGGTTTGTTCGGCGCGGTCATCCTGGGTCTGGGCCGTGCCCTCGGCGAAACGATGGCCGTCACGATGGTCATCGGCAACCGACCCGAAATCGCCGCTTCATTGTTTGCGCCCGGTTACACGCTGGCCAGTGTCATCGCCAATGAATTCACCGAGGCGACTACAGACTTGTATCTTCATGCGCTGTTTGAAATCGGTTTGGTGCTGCTCGGCGTGACCATCGTGGTCAACGCTCTGGCGCAGTTGCTTTTGAAAACGTTTGGCGGGCCGCGGGCAACGTGTTGA
- a CDS encoding DUF1080 domain-containing protein, whose amino-acid sequence MPNNLPRLIPAADPNDRVVVQDTEFTQDALGRYICNTWDEATQNGGVAFDAVVIGAGMFGAYCAEKIYRNSNMRVLVLDAGSLLVTEHVQNLARIGLNAGGAVKVEFNNQDPGARECVWGSPWRSRVPFPGLAYCLGGRSLYWGGWSPQLTEDDLAQWPAEVAHYLRNGYMIVERETGVFDKTDYISGKLFEALRDKFNAVQAGVPTVDKIEDAPLTVQAAAPASGLFSFDKWSSAPILVDAIREAAGNPDWQRRLFFVPRVHVTRLHVTNGAVTTIEARVNGQQKFLNISPKCAVVLASGTIEATRLAMESFPTPLMGGNLMAHLRSNLVVRIKRSALGGSLPQALEAAALLVRGSTPKWRYHLQVTAAAISGANSEATMWRMIPDIELLDKMLAGQSSDWIVITLRGIGEMLGSRNSAQPKITGTAPSWQDLSDQTDEFGMRRAWVNIVASQDDLNLWNAMDTASLVMAKKLANDDASLIQYFHGGAWQNTPPPIGSIRDGLGTTHHEAGTLWMGDPNTSVTNSDGRFHHISNAYVAGPAIFPTLGSANPSLTALALARRTALAVVREALGAEQGFSALGTGGLAGWQMAGTGSFVELGGNIIESVDGIGLLWFTKEQFDDFILRVDFRLSSPTDNSGIFIRIPALGVSDPANDWRPAVDGGYEIQIDNTGFNPDTNRFDDPLHKTGAIYTLAASNAIMPAVGQWHTYEIEAIGPRITVRLNGQQVSQLTNGNRRAKGYIGLQNHHPGSKVQFARLRIKKLVPIAPAAARTLDWPAARTSGVPNRTVASQ is encoded by the coding sequence ATGCCAAACAATCTTCCTCGCCTGATTCCCGCTGCCGACCCCAATGATCGCGTGGTCGTGCAGGATACTGAATTTACCCAGGACGCGCTGGGCCGCTATATCTGCAACACCTGGGATGAAGCCACGCAAAACGGCGGCGTCGCGTTCGATGCCGTGGTCATCGGCGCGGGCATGTTCGGCGCGTATTGCGCCGAGAAAATTTACCGGAACTCGAACATGCGCGTGCTCGTGCTCGACGCGGGTTCGCTGCTCGTGACCGAGCATGTGCAAAACCTCGCGCGCATCGGCTTGAACGCGGGCGGTGCCGTGAAGGTGGAGTTCAACAATCAAGACCCGGGCGCGCGTGAGTGCGTGTGGGGTTCGCCCTGGCGCAGCCGGGTGCCGTTCCCGGGCCTGGCTTATTGTCTCGGGGGACGTTCGCTCTACTGGGGTGGCTGGTCGCCGCAACTGACGGAGGACGACCTTGCGCAGTGGCCCGCCGAGGTCGCGCATTACCTGCGCAACGGCTACATGATCGTCGAACGCGAAACGGGAGTTTTCGACAAGACCGACTACATCTCCGGCAAGCTCTTCGAGGCGCTGCGTGACAAGTTCAACGCGGTGCAGGCTGGCGTGCCCACCGTGGACAAGATCGAAGACGCGCCGCTTACCGTGCAGGCGGCGGCGCCGGCGTCCGGCTTGTTCAGCTTCGACAAATGGAGCAGTGCGCCGATCCTCGTGGACGCCATTCGCGAAGCCGCGGGCAATCCCGACTGGCAACGTCGCCTGTTCTTCGTCCCGCGCGTGCACGTCACCCGGTTGCACGTCACCAACGGCGCCGTCACCACGATCGAAGCGCGCGTTAATGGTCAGCAGAAGTTCTTGAACATTTCGCCCAAGTGCGCCGTGGTGCTGGCCTCCGGTACCATCGAGGCCACGCGCCTCGCGATGGAATCATTCCCCACGCCACTCATGGGCGGCAACCTGATGGCTCACTTGCGGAGCAACTTGGTCGTCCGCATCAAGCGGTCGGCGCTCGGCGGGTCGTTGCCCCAGGCGCTCGAAGCCGCGGCCTTGCTGGTGCGCGGCTCGACGCCGAAATGGCGATACCACTTGCAGGTCACTGCCGCTGCCATCAGTGGGGCGAACTCCGAGGCGACGATGTGGCGCATGATTCCCGACATCGAGTTACTCGACAAGATGCTGGCGGGGCAGTCGTCGGACTGGATTGTCATCACGCTGCGCGGCATTGGCGAGATGCTCGGCAGCCGCAACTCCGCTCAGCCGAAGATCACCGGCACCGCGCCGAGCTGGCAGGACTTGAGCGATCAAACCGATGAGTTTGGTATGCGCCGGGCCTGGGTCAATATCGTGGCGTCGCAGGATGACCTCAATCTGTGGAATGCGATGGACACCGCTTCGCTCGTGATGGCGAAAAAGCTCGCGAACGACGACGCGTCACTGATTCAGTACTTCCACGGTGGCGCATGGCAAAACACGCCGCCCCCAATCGGCAGCATCCGCGACGGCCTCGGCACCACGCATCACGAAGCCGGCACGCTCTGGATGGGCGACCCAAACACGTCCGTCACCAACTCCGATGGTCGCTTCCATCACATCAGCAACGCCTACGTCGCCGGCCCGGCCATTTTCCCAACGCTCGGCTCGGCGAACCCGTCGTTGACGGCCCTCGCCTTGGCGCGACGCACCGCGTTGGCCGTCGTACGCGAAGCATTGGGCGCAGAACAAGGCTTCAGTGCGCTCGGCACTGGCGGGCTTGCCGGCTGGCAAATGGCAGGCACTGGCAGCTTCGTGGAACTCGGCGGAAACATCATCGAGTCCGTGGATGGAATCGGATTGCTGTGGTTCACCAAGGAGCAGTTCGACGACTTCATCCTGCGCGTGGACTTCCGGCTTTCCTCGCCGACCGATAATTCCGGCATCTTCATCCGCATCCCGGCGCTCGGCGTCAGCGACCCGGCGAACGACTGGAGGCCCGCAGTTGACGGGGGTTACGAGATTCAAATCGACAACACGGGTTTCAACCCGGACACGAACAGATTCGACGACCCGCTGCACAAAACCGGGGCCATCTACACTCTCGCGGCATCCAATGCCATCATGCCGGCGGTGGGGCAATGGCACACGTACGAGATTGAAGCCATCGGTCCGAGAATCACAGTGCGCTTGAATGGCCAACAGGTCAGTCAGCTCACCAATGGTAATCGGCGGGCGAAGGGTTACATCGGCCTCCAAAATCATCATCCCGGTTCGAAAGTGCAGTTCGCACGACTGCGGATTAAGAAGCTTGTCCCAATCGCACCGGCCGCCGCTCGGACGCTGGACTGGCCAGCAGCGCGAACCAGCGGCGTTCCGAACCGGACAGTCGCGTCTCAATGA
- a CDS encoding TolC family protein: protein MKQKEILKLCGLAMVLAVVIYFASEPISAQETPKETAAGLPTATNQVTLAALVAEVLEKNPELNFYQAEIAATKGERRTAAAWANPEVSSTVGQKLVRSGGLSDEGVAWSVGVQQTFDWPGRIPLRKAIANRQMQLAELGFAQFKASLAARTRTLAYGVFAAQEKAAAAKEVADRFQQLREVLVQRDPAGLTPQLETRIIEATELTLQRKATEAALESQGALLELNQLRGQPWTNATKVEPVKLTFGKAPGPDDLLVAAQTNNFELQMRRVELEQQGFKVSLARKDGYPSLTAGPYYSQERAGDREQQVGIGVSLPLPLWNRNKGSVETAEARRKQAETSLFITQRDLDRRILERLLAYQTKLAEISKWRPESVDEFRQAAELADRHYRLGAVPIATYVELQKQYLEAVEALLDTRREALDAGQELQRLTGLNFNAGRVATPTEGKQ, encoded by the coding sequence ATGAAGCAAAAAGAAATTTTGAAATTGTGTGGCCTTGCCATGGTGTTGGCCGTAGTAATTTATTTTGCGAGCGAGCCAATATCAGCGCAAGAAACACCGAAAGAAACCGCTGCCGGGTTGCCTACTGCTACGAATCAAGTGACTCTCGCCGCGCTCGTGGCCGAAGTGCTGGAGAAAAATCCTGAGCTGAATTTCTACCAAGCCGAAATCGCCGCAACAAAAGGCGAGCGTCGCACCGCTGCGGCGTGGGCCAATCCTGAAGTGTCTTCGACCGTCGGGCAAAAACTCGTGCGAAGCGGCGGACTTTCAGATGAGGGTGTCGCGTGGTCGGTGGGTGTGCAGCAGACGTTTGATTGGCCGGGCCGCATTCCGCTGCGAAAGGCGATTGCCAACCGCCAGATGCAACTGGCCGAACTCGGCTTCGCGCAATTCAAGGCGTCGCTGGCGGCGCGGACACGCACGCTCGCTTACGGTGTGTTTGCGGCGCAGGAAAAAGCGGCGGCGGCGAAAGAAGTCGCCGACCGATTCCAGCAATTGCGCGAGGTCCTGGTCCAACGCGACCCGGCCGGACTCACGCCGCAGTTGGAGACGCGCATCATCGAAGCGACGGAGTTGACGCTTCAGCGGAAAGCGACGGAAGCCGCCTTGGAATCACAGGGGGCATTGCTTGAACTGAATCAACTGCGCGGACAGCCGTGGACGAACGCGACAAAAGTCGAGCCGGTCAAACTGACGTTTGGCAAAGCGCCGGGACCGGATGATTTGCTCGTCGCAGCGCAAACAAACAACTTCGAGTTGCAAATGCGGCGTGTGGAATTGGAGCAACAAGGCTTCAAGGTTTCGCTCGCACGAAAGGACGGTTATCCGTCGCTCACAGCCGGGCCGTATTACTCGCAAGAGCGGGCCGGCGACCGCGAACAACAAGTCGGCATTGGCGTTTCACTGCCGCTGCCTTTGTGGAATCGGAACAAAGGCAGCGTCGAAACAGCGGAAGCGCGGCGAAAGCAAGCGGAGACTTCACTTTTCATCACGCAACGCGATCTTGACCGGCGCATACTTGAAAGACTTTTGGCGTATCAAACGAAGCTCGCAGAAATCAGCAAGTGGCGGCCCGAATCAGTGGACGAATTTCGCCAAGCAGCGGAACTGGCTGACCGGCATTACCGTCTTGGCGCAGTGCCGATTGCCACTTACGTCGAGTTGCAGAAGCAATACCTTGAAGCAGTCGAGGCGTTGCTCGACACGCGGCGTGAGGCTTTGGATGCCGGTCAGGAATTACAGCGGCTCACGGGACTGAACTTCAACGCGGGGCGGGTCGCCACACCAACGGAGGGGAAGCAATGA
- the pstS gene encoding phosphate ABC transporter substrate-binding protein PstS, with protein MNKNLLIKYLLTAVLFCGAVLASSAQMLINGAGATFPYPIYSKWFDEYAKVDPSARFNYQSIGSGGGQKQILAETVDFGASDGPMSDDNLSKAPGKILHLPTVAGAVVVTYNLPGNPKLKLDGTTLADMFLGKITKWNDKRIAELNSGVKLPNVDLIVVHRSDGSGTSYIFTDYLSSVSSSWEKKVGRNTSVKWPVGLGAKGNEGVAGQVKQLPGTIGYVELAYAHQNKLPFADLKNAAGNFVMPSLDSVTEALATANIPDDFRFSMVNPPGEKAYPIAGATWLLVYQQQKDAAKGKKLVEFLNWAMTKGEGMAAALDYASLPEKVQQRVLEKIKTIKY; from the coding sequence ATGAACAAAAATCTCTTGATCAAATATCTGCTCACGGCGGTTCTGTTCTGCGGCGCGGTTCTCGCATCGTCCGCCCAAATGCTGATCAACGGCGCTGGCGCGACCTTTCCATATCCGATCTACTCCAAGTGGTTTGACGAATATGCGAAGGTCGATCCCTCGGCGCGCTTCAATTACCAATCCATCGGCTCCGGCGGTGGTCAAAAACAAATCCTCGCCGAGACCGTGGACTTTGGCGCATCGGATGGACCGATGAGCGACGACAATTTATCCAAGGCGCCGGGCAAAATCCTGCACCTCCCCACCGTAGCCGGCGCCGTGGTTGTCACTTACAATCTGCCCGGCAACCCGAAACTCAAACTCGATGGCACGACGCTGGCCGACATGTTCCTCGGCAAGATCACCAAGTGGAATGACAAACGCATCGCTGAGCTCAACTCTGGTGTGAAGCTCCCCAACGTTGATCTAATTGTCGTTCATCGGTCGGACGGCAGCGGAACGAGCTACATCTTCACTGACTACTTGAGCAGCGTGAGTTCATCGTGGGAGAAAAAGGTTGGGCGGAACACCTCTGTCAAGTGGCCCGTCGGTCTCGGGGCCAAGGGGAACGAAGGTGTCGCCGGCCAGGTGAAACAATTGCCCGGCACAATTGGTTATGTTGAGCTGGCCTACGCACATCAGAACAAACTGCCCTTTGCCGACCTCAAGAATGCGGCGGGTAATTTCGTCATGCCGTCGCTGGATTCTGTCACCGAAGCGCTGGCCACGGCCAACATTCCTGATGACTTTCGGTTTTCGATGGTAAACCCGCCGGGCGAAAAGGCGTATCCGATTGCGGGCGCGACCTGGCTGCTGGTTTATCAGCAACAGAAGGACGCGGCCAAAGGCAAAAAGCTGGTGGAGTTTCTGAACTGGGCGATGACCAAAGGCGAAGGCATGGCCGCAGCGCTCGACTACGCGTCGTTGCCCGAGAAAGTGCAACAGCGTGTGCTGGAGAAAATCAAGACGATTAAATACTGA
- a CDS encoding putative porin, giving the protein MNNTWKSSTTALALLFISAFAIPAVAQTSDALIDKLVQKGILTVKEAEELRVESAKSSAKTFASQMGSADWVNKLKFGGDFRGRYDGVFQDDSNTGAGSATQDRDRFRYRVRYGITAEMTDHFEVGLRLGSGEIGSAAPSLGGSPFSANTTLNNDGSRKFIFVDLAYAKWKPDDWFSAQLGKMSSDFWFTDAVLDPDYNPEGAQEKISIALNKQNKIGFSAGQFVIAENFSGTGSGSANQDVYLFVGQADWTAKWSDHLSSRLGVGAYAFANQDSVSTNLETFLNQNGTSAAGATAPHFNPIIARGEVTYTFDSGPLFDGPFPVTLGAEYANNPGASSFGSGSEAWNLGLALGDAKKKGNWQLTYNYKHIGTAAVWHGLNDDDFGVNAKGGTGVAGHQIVASYRVANPLTMNLRVMRTEQINTPAGVSSQQTRLFFDLLWAF; this is encoded by the coding sequence ATGAACAATACCTGGAAATCCTCCACGACCGCATTGGCACTACTTTTTATCTCGGCATTCGCGATTCCTGCTGTCGCGCAAACATCCGATGCGTTGATCGACAAACTCGTGCAGAAGGGAATTCTAACGGTGAAGGAAGCGGAGGAGTTGCGCGTGGAGAGCGCCAAGAGTTCCGCCAAGACGTTCGCGTCGCAAATGGGTTCGGCGGACTGGGTCAACAAATTGAAGTTCGGCGGTGATTTCCGGGGCCGTTACGACGGCGTCTTTCAGGACGATTCGAACACCGGCGCCGGCAGCGCCACTCAAGACCGCGACCGCTTCCGTTATCGCGTCCGCTACGGCATCACAGCGGAGATGACCGACCACTTTGAAGTGGGCTTGCGTCTTGGCTCCGGCGAAATCGGGTCAGCGGCGCCTTCCCTCGGCGGCAGTCCCTTCTCCGCCAATACCACCCTGAATAACGATGGCAGCCGGAAGTTCATCTTCGTCGATCTTGCCTACGCCAAGTGGAAGCCGGACGATTGGTTCAGCGCGCAACTCGGCAAAATGAGCAGCGACTTCTGGTTCACCGACGCCGTCTTGGACCCGGATTACAACCCCGAAGGCGCGCAGGAAAAAATCAGTATCGCGTTGAACAAGCAGAACAAGATCGGCTTCTCTGCTGGACAATTCGTCATCGCCGAGAATTTCAGCGGCACCGGCAGCGGCAGCGCGAACCAGGATGTTTACCTTTTCGTTGGACAGGCGGACTGGACGGCCAAATGGTCGGATCATTTGTCGTCCCGCCTCGGAGTTGGCGCTTATGCGTTTGCTAATCAGGACAGCGTCTCCACCAACCTTGAAACCTTCTTAAATCAGAACGGCACGTCTGCCGCGGGCGCAACTGCGCCGCATTTCAACCCGATTATTGCCCGCGGCGAAGTGACGTACACCTTCGACTCCGGGCCGCTGTTTGACGGCCCGTTCCCGGTGACGCTGGGAGCGGAATACGCCAATAACCCCGGCGCATCCAGCTTCGGCAGTGGCAGTGAAGCCTGGAACCTCGGCCTTGCGTTGGGCGACGCGAAGAAGAAGGGCAACTGGCAACTCACCTACAACTACAAACACATCGGCACCGCCGCCGTCTGGCACGGCCTCAACGACGACGACTTTGGCGTCAACGCCAAGGGCGGCACGGGCGTGGCCGGTCATCAAATCGTCGCCAGTTATCGGGTCGCAAATCCGCTGACGATGAATTTGCGTGTGATGCGGACCGAACAGATCAACACGCCGGCCGGTGTATCCTCGCAGCAGACACGGCTGTTCTTCGATTTGCTCTGGGCCTTCTAA
- the phoU gene encoding phosphate signaling complex protein PhoU, giving the protein METHFEHEIGELKQRLLTMAGHAETAVNRALQALLTRDYDLALRVKEDDSIIDQFEIEIDELAIHLLAKAPLASDLRFVTVAMKISQNLERIGDEAAKIAKRARDLSKEPPLKLDLELPRMAKLSLEMLKAALDAFVNRNSAAARALIPRDNEVDALNKQINRRLTEYMMSDRESIPRCLNLMIATRSLERVADHATNLAEEVVYLCEAQDIRHEGKGQTKIAGR; this is encoded by the coding sequence ATGGAAACACATTTCGAGCACGAAATCGGCGAGTTGAAGCAGCGGTTGTTGACCATGGCGGGCCACGCCGAAACCGCCGTCAACCGCGCATTGCAGGCATTGCTCACCCGCGACTACGACCTCGCCCTGCGCGTGAAGGAGGACGACAGCATCATTGACCAGTTCGAAATCGAGATCGACGAACTCGCCATCCATCTGCTCGCCAAGGCGCCGCTTGCCAGTGATCTGCGTTTTGTCACCGTGGCGATGAAGATTTCACAAAACCTGGAGCGGATTGGCGATGAAGCCGCCAAGATCGCCAAGCGCGCCCGCGACCTTTCCAAAGAACCGCCCCTCAAACTTGATCTTGAACTACCCCGCATGGCGAAGTTGTCGCTCGAAATGCTCAAGGCCGCGCTCGACGCCTTCGTGAACCGCAACTCCGCCGCCGCGCGCGCGCTCATCCCGCGGGACAACGAGGTGGATGCCCTCAACAAACAGATCAATCGCCGGCTCACCGAGTACATGATGTCCGACCGCGAGAGCATCCCGCGCTGTCTGAACCTGATGATTGCCACGCGCAGCCTCGAACGCGTCGCCGATCACGCCACGAACCTGGCTGAGGAAGTGGTTTATCTGTGCGAAGCGCAGGACATCCGGCACGAGGGTAAAGGGCAGACCAAGATCGCTGGACGCTGA